Proteins from one Amycolatopsis benzoatilytica AK 16/65 genomic window:
- a CDS encoding 3-oxoacyl-ACP reductase — translation MVQRFDGRVAVITGGASGIGLATAKRLASEGAKVVIGDVTPEQGKAAADEVGGQFVQVDVTDADQVEALFQTTVDQFGAVDVAFNNAGISPPEDDSILTTGIEAWEKVQRVNLTSVYLCCKAVLPHMQRQGRGSIVNTASFVAVMGAATSQISYTASKGGVLAMTRELGVQFARENIRVNALCPGPVNTPLLKELFAKDPERAARRLVHVPVGRFAEPEEIAAAVAFLASDDASFITASQFLVDGGISGAYVTPL, via the coding sequence ATGGTGCAGCGTTTCGACGGCCGGGTCGCGGTGATCACCGGCGGCGCGAGCGGAATCGGCCTCGCCACTGCCAAGCGGCTGGCGAGCGAGGGCGCGAAGGTAGTGATCGGCGACGTCACGCCGGAGCAGGGCAAAGCCGCCGCGGACGAGGTGGGCGGGCAGTTCGTCCAGGTCGACGTGACCGACGCGGACCAGGTCGAAGCCCTCTTCCAGACGACCGTCGACCAGTTCGGCGCGGTCGACGTCGCGTTCAACAACGCGGGCATCTCGCCGCCGGAGGACGACTCGATCCTCACCACCGGCATCGAAGCCTGGGAGAAGGTACAGCGCGTCAACCTGACCTCGGTTTACCTGTGCTGCAAGGCGGTCCTGCCGCACATGCAGCGCCAGGGCCGCGGTTCGATCGTGAACACCGCGTCGTTCGTGGCGGTGATGGGAGCGGCGACCTCGCAGATTTCCTACACCGCGTCGAAGGGCGGCGTGCTCGCCATGACGCGCGAGCTGGGCGTGCAGTTCGCCCGGGAGAACATCCGGGTCAACGCGCTGTGCCCGGGGCCGGTCAACACCCCGCTGCTGAAGGAGCTGTTCGCGAAGGACCCGGAGCGCGCCGCGCGGCGGCTGGTCCACGTGCCGGTCGGCCGGTTCGCGGAGCCGGAGGAAATCGCGGCCGCCGTCGCCTTCCTCGCGAGCGACGACGCGAGCTTCATCACCGCTTCGCAGTTCCTGGTCGACGGCGGCATCTCCGGTGCCTATGTGACCCCGCTGTGA
- a CDS encoding aldehyde dehydrogenase family protein has product MTETVFDVRNPATEQVVRQVELTTLAQTDAAIARAQAAFPAWRDVAPGDRARLLRRFADAVEGDLENLARLEVENSGHTIGNARWEAGNVRDLLEYSAGAPERLLGKQIPVAGGINVTFHEPLGVVGVIVPWNFPMPIAGWGFAPALAAGNTVVLKPAELTPLTALRLAELAREAGIPDGVFQVLPGKGSVVGQRFVTHPAVRKVVFTGSTEVGKQVMAGCAAQVKRVTLELGGKNANIVFADSDLEKAAATAPYGVFDNAGQDCCARSLILVQDTVYDRFLELLEPAVRGVVVGNPADEATEMGPLISAGHHAKVASYVTDETPVAFRGSAPAGPGYWFAPTVVLPSGLDDPLARDEIFGPVVAVVRFRDEDEAVRMANGTDYGLSGSIWTRDAGRAFRVARGVESGNLSVNSHSSVRYWTPFGGFKQSGLGRELGPDAAAAFTETKNVFLSTEN; this is encoded by the coding sequence ATGACCGAGACCGTATTCGACGTGCGCAACCCGGCCACCGAGCAAGTGGTGCGCCAGGTCGAGCTGACCACGCTCGCGCAGACCGACGCCGCGATCGCCCGCGCGCAAGCCGCGTTCCCGGCCTGGCGGGACGTCGCCCCGGGCGACCGGGCGAGGCTGCTGCGCCGGTTCGCCGACGCGGTCGAGGGGGACCTGGAGAACCTCGCCCGGCTGGAGGTCGAGAACTCCGGGCACACCATCGGCAACGCCCGCTGGGAGGCGGGCAACGTCCGCGACCTGCTGGAGTACTCCGCGGGTGCGCCGGAACGGCTGCTGGGCAAGCAGATCCCGGTCGCCGGCGGCATCAACGTGACCTTCCACGAGCCGCTCGGCGTGGTCGGGGTGATCGTGCCGTGGAACTTCCCGATGCCGATCGCCGGCTGGGGCTTCGCGCCGGCGCTGGCCGCGGGCAACACGGTGGTGCTCAAGCCCGCCGAGCTGACCCCGCTCACCGCGCTCCGGCTGGCCGAGCTGGCCCGCGAAGCGGGGATCCCGGACGGCGTCTTCCAGGTGCTGCCGGGCAAGGGATCCGTTGTCGGGCAACGGTTCGTGACGCATCCCGCGGTGCGCAAGGTGGTGTTCACCGGCTCCACCGAGGTCGGCAAGCAGGTGATGGCCGGCTGCGCGGCGCAGGTCAAGCGGGTCACCCTGGAGCTGGGCGGCAAGAACGCGAACATCGTGTTCGCCGACTCCGATCTGGAGAAGGCCGCCGCCACCGCGCCGTACGGCGTGTTCGACAACGCCGGGCAGGACTGCTGCGCGCGGTCGCTGATCCTGGTGCAGGACACCGTGTACGACCGGTTCCTGGAACTGCTGGAACCCGCGGTTCGGGGCGTCGTCGTCGGGAACCCGGCGGACGAGGCGACCGAGATGGGTCCGCTCATCTCGGCCGGCCACCACGCCAAGGTCGCCTCCTACGTCACCGACGAGACGCCGGTCGCCTTCCGCGGCAGCGCGCCGGCCGGGCCGGGCTACTGGTTCGCGCCCACCGTCGTGCTCCCGTCCGGGCTGGACGACCCGCTGGCCCGGGACGAGATCTTCGGCCCGGTCGTCGCGGTGGTCCGGTTCCGCGACGAGGACGAGGCGGTCCGGATGGCCAACGGCACCGACTACGGACTGTCCGGCTCGATCTGGACCCGCGACGCCGGCCGGGCGTTCCGGGTCGCCCGCGGCGTCGAGTCGGGGAACCTGTCGGTCAACTCGCATTCGTCGGTCCGATACTGGACCCCCTTCGGCGGCTTCAAGCAGTCCGGGCTCGGCCGCGAGCTCGGCCCGGACGCGGCAGCCGCCTTCACCGAGACCAAGAACGTCTTTCTGAGTACGGAGAACTAG
- a CDS encoding gamma-glutamyl-gamma-aminobutyrate hydrolase family protein yields MVSNDSDPPVIGLSMYSEQAKFLAWDTEATLLHRAYADSVVAAGGIPVLLPPVSTAYDKLVERIDGLVLTGGADVQPSRYGQQAHPKTYTREARDAFEFGLFEAARAAGKPVLGVCRGLQVISVALGGTLTQHLPETLGGTAHQPAPATFGASTVRLVDGTRAAAILGSETKVQCYHHQAIDRLGAGLVASGHAADGTVEAAELPGEFVLGVQWHPEQDISDVRLFAALADAAQEGK; encoded by the coding sequence GTGGTTTCGAACGACTCTGACCCACCCGTCATCGGCCTCAGCATGTACTCGGAGCAGGCGAAGTTTCTCGCCTGGGACACCGAAGCAACACTGCTTCACCGCGCGTACGCGGACAGCGTGGTCGCGGCGGGCGGGATCCCGGTACTGCTGCCTCCGGTCTCCACTGCGTACGACAAGCTCGTCGAACGCATTGACGGCCTGGTCCTCACTGGTGGCGCGGACGTTCAGCCCAGCCGCTACGGCCAGCAAGCGCACCCGAAGACCTACACCCGCGAGGCGCGCGACGCGTTCGAGTTCGGCTTGTTCGAGGCAGCGCGCGCAGCGGGCAAGCCAGTGCTCGGCGTTTGTCGCGGGCTGCAGGTGATCAGTGTCGCGCTCGGCGGCACGCTGACGCAGCATCTGCCGGAAACTCTCGGCGGCACCGCGCATCAACCGGCCCCGGCGACCTTCGGCGCCAGCACGGTGCGCTTGGTCGACGGCACCCGCGCGGCGGCGATCCTCGGCTCGGAAACGAAGGTCCAGTGCTACCACCACCAGGCGATCGACCGGCTCGGCGCCGGGCTGGTCGCCTCCGGGCACGCGGCCGACGGCACCGTCGAGGCCGCGGAGCTGCCGGGGGAGTTCGTGCTCGGCGTGCAGTGGCACCCGGAGCAGGACATCAGCGACGTCCGGCTGTTCGCCGCCCTGGCGGACGCCGCGCAGGAGGGTAAATGA
- a CDS encoding glutamine synthetase family protein codes for MLTLEALRERVTAGTIDTVLVAITDMQGRLQGKRCSAEYFLEEVASHATEACNYLLAVDVDMNTVDGYAVSSWESGYGDFVLRPDFSTLREIPWQEGTALVLADVERVEGGPVSVSPRQVLRRQLDRLAEHGLVAYAGTELEFIVFDESYESAWDKRYQNLKPANQYNVDYSMLGTARIEPLLRRIRNEMAGAGLYPESAKGECNPGQHEIAFRYTEALATCDNHGIYKNGAKEIAAQEGKSLTFMAKYNEREGNSCHIHLSLRSKSGEAVLPGDGEHGFSKLMQHYLAGQLEALRELTYFFAPNINSYKRYVRGSFAPTAIAWGHDNRTCALRVVGHGDGLRVENRVPGGDVNPYLGVAAMVAAGLYGIENELPLEPEFVGDAYGSDKPRVPSTLAEAEAALDGSRIARHAFGDDVVDHYLNAARIEREAYDRAVTDWERIRGFERL; via the coding sequence ATGCTCACGCTCGAAGCTCTGCGCGAACGGGTGACGGCCGGCACGATCGACACGGTGCTGGTCGCGATCACCGACATGCAGGGGCGGCTGCAGGGAAAACGTTGTTCGGCGGAGTACTTCCTCGAAGAGGTGGCGAGCCACGCGACCGAGGCGTGCAACTATCTGCTCGCGGTCGACGTCGACATGAACACCGTCGACGGCTACGCGGTGTCTTCCTGGGAAAGCGGCTACGGCGACTTCGTGCTCCGCCCGGACTTCTCGACGTTGCGCGAGATTCCGTGGCAGGAGGGCACCGCGCTGGTCCTCGCGGACGTCGAACGGGTGGAAGGCGGACCAGTGTCCGTCTCGCCGCGTCAGGTGCTGCGCCGGCAGCTCGACCGGCTCGCCGAGCACGGGCTCGTCGCGTACGCGGGCACCGAACTCGAGTTCATCGTCTTCGACGAGAGCTACGAGTCCGCGTGGGACAAGCGCTACCAGAACCTCAAGCCCGCCAACCAGTACAACGTCGACTACTCGATGCTCGGCACCGCGCGGATCGAGCCGCTGCTGCGCCGCATCCGGAACGAGATGGCCGGCGCGGGGCTGTACCCGGAGTCGGCGAAAGGCGAGTGCAACCCAGGCCAGCACGAGATCGCCTTCCGCTACACCGAGGCGCTCGCCACCTGCGACAACCACGGGATCTACAAGAACGGCGCGAAAGAAATCGCCGCGCAGGAAGGCAAAAGCCTCACGTTCATGGCGAAGTACAACGAACGCGAGGGCAACTCCTGTCACATCCACCTCAGCCTGCGCAGCAAGTCCGGCGAAGCGGTGCTGCCCGGTGATGGCGAGCACGGCTTCTCGAAACTGATGCAGCACTACCTTGCTGGTCAGCTCGAAGCGCTGCGCGAGCTGACCTACTTCTTCGCGCCGAATATCAACTCTTACAAGCGTTACGTTCGAGGAAGCTTCGCACCGACTGCGATCGCGTGGGGCCACGACAACCGCACGTGCGCGTTGCGCGTTGTGGGCCACGGCGACGGGTTGCGCGTCGAGAACCGCGTACCCGGCGGAGACGTGAACCCGTACCTCGGTGTCGCCGCGATGGTCGCCGCAGGGCTGTACGGCATCGAGAACGAACTGCCGTTGGAGCCGGAGTTCGTCGGTGACGCGTACGGATCCGACAAGCCCCGCGTGCCGTCGACGCTCGCTGAAGCCGAAGCCGCGCTCGACGGCAGCCGTATCGCACGACATGCCTTCGGGGACGACGTGGTTGACCATTACCTCAACGCCGCGCGGATCGAGCGCGAGGCGTACGACCGAGCTGTGACCGACTGGGAGCGCATCCGTGGTTTCGAACGACTCTGA
- a CDS encoding general stress protein, whose protein sequence is MTEAFTQTTFSQQQARPQLPTLPTGWPIGSYESYEQAQRAVDHLANADFPVADVTIVGVQPMLVERVAGRMTWGRMLSSAAMSGAVFGLFLGLVLSLLNPAGGMLVIVLGLAAGIVFNVAFGALGYAANRNKRGFISQSQLVAQRYDVLSQPRNAEKGRELLADLAARSAFNH, encoded by the coding sequence ATGACTGAAGCATTCACGCAGACCACGTTCAGCCAGCAGCAGGCGCGGCCGCAGCTCCCCACGCTGCCCACTGGGTGGCCGATCGGGTCGTACGAGTCCTACGAGCAGGCCCAGCGGGCCGTCGACCACCTCGCGAACGCTGACTTCCCGGTCGCCGACGTGACGATCGTCGGCGTGCAGCCGATGCTCGTGGAACGCGTGGCGGGCCGGATGACCTGGGGTCGGATGCTGAGCTCGGCGGCGATGTCGGGTGCGGTGTTCGGGCTGTTCCTGGGGCTGGTGCTGAGCTTGCTCAACCCGGCGGGGGGAATGCTGGTGATCGTGCTCGGCCTGGCGGCCGGGATCGTGTTCAATGTCGCGTTCGGGGCGCTGGGGTATGCCGCGAACCGGAACAAGCGCGGGTTCATCTCGCAGAGCCAGCTGGTGGCGCAGCGGTACGACGTGCTGTCGCAGCCGCGCAACGCGGAGAAGGGGCGCGAGCTGCTGGCCGATCTGGCCGCGCGGTCCGCGTTCAACCACTGA
- a CDS encoding DUF1700 domain-containing protein: protein MSTDKSTAVRVYLARVRTALADLPAAEVEELLADVRPHLNEIEAELGANATVDDLAARLGTPESYAAELRASGGYPAAPETAVVPDAASAGTAVLVKPNLLGPRLALWGLLFTAFGVALVGFYAALRADAEGLAGMMILVPVFAVSVGFLLHHGIESVRSLPEVNRAKAIAKAMREDKSADRVVAYLSSLKPAWWVVCALVLVGFGLLLMVRQRHAILLLPFLAVVAGLVLWAGPRIKTDARLLWLAVPVSAFVVGGAFGGVGAGFGLVANHTYASGSHSSYDGPTYYDGELRYGTYRVNNVYAFDANGKPLQNVYLYDDRGRPLTITRYGCEKDTGTTKAIGDDNEFPRPQLIQGTQDDRGNVNGYNAYRDYCREEPGVPFAAAIPKPPASSSAPATPASPAPPTK from the coding sequence ATGAGTACGGACAAGTCCACGGCCGTGCGGGTGTACCTGGCGCGGGTGCGCACCGCCCTCGCGGATCTGCCCGCGGCGGAGGTCGAGGAGCTGCTGGCGGACGTCCGCCCGCACCTGAACGAGATCGAGGCGGAGCTCGGCGCGAACGCGACCGTCGACGATCTCGCCGCGCGTCTCGGAACGCCGGAGAGTTATGCGGCCGAGCTGCGCGCCTCTGGCGGCTATCCCGCGGCGCCGGAGACCGCGGTCGTCCCGGACGCGGCCTCGGCGGGCACGGCAGTGCTCGTCAAACCGAATCTGCTCGGCCCGCGCCTTGCCTTGTGGGGCTTGCTGTTCACCGCGTTCGGGGTGGCGTTGGTCGGCTTCTACGCGGCGCTGCGCGCGGACGCCGAAGGACTGGCCGGGATGATGATCCTGGTGCCGGTCTTCGCGGTGAGCGTCGGCTTCCTGCTGCACCACGGCATCGAGTCGGTGCGCAGCCTGCCGGAGGTGAACCGCGCCAAAGCGATCGCCAAGGCGATGCGAGAAGACAAATCGGCGGACCGCGTGGTCGCCTACCTGAGTTCGCTGAAGCCGGCGTGGTGGGTGGTCTGCGCGCTGGTGCTGGTGGGCTTCGGGCTGCTGCTGATGGTCCGGCAGCGGCACGCGATCCTGCTGCTGCCGTTCCTGGCCGTCGTCGCCGGCCTGGTGCTGTGGGCCGGTCCGAGGATCAAGACCGACGCCCGCCTGCTGTGGCTCGCGGTGCCGGTGTCCGCGTTCGTGGTCGGCGGGGCGTTCGGAGGTGTCGGCGCGGGCTTCGGCCTGGTCGCGAACCACACGTACGCCTCCGGTTCGCATTCGTCCTATGACGGTCCGACCTACTACGACGGCGAGCTGCGCTACGGCACCTACCGGGTGAACAACGTCTACGCCTTCGACGCGAACGGCAAGCCGTTGCAGAATGTCTACCTCTACGACGACCGCGGCCGCCCGCTGACGATCACCCGCTACGGCTGCGAAAAGGACACCGGGACCACCAAGGCCATCGGCGACGACAACGAATTCCCGCGGCCGCAGCTCATCCAGGGCACTCAGGACGACCGCGGAAACGTCAACGGCTACAACGCCTACCGGGACTACTGCCGCGAGGAACCCGGTGTCCCGTTCGCCGCCGCGATCCCGAAGCCCCCGGCCTCGTCGTCCGCCCCCGCGACGCCGGCCAGTCCCGCTCCGCCCACGAAGTAA
- a CDS encoding PadR family transcriptional regulator has translation MEISQLLKGVLDLAVLAVLREGDGYGYDVLRRLRVAGLEEVGDASVYGTLRRLYKAGLLTSYVVPSEEGPHRKYYSLNDPGRQRLAESVRTWRSFASIMDGLVAETA, from the coding sequence GTGGAAATCAGTCAGCTGCTCAAAGGAGTGCTGGACTTGGCGGTGCTGGCAGTGCTGCGCGAAGGCGACGGGTACGGCTATGACGTGCTCCGAAGACTTCGCGTCGCCGGCCTGGAGGAGGTCGGGGACGCATCGGTGTACGGCACGCTGAGGCGGCTGTACAAGGCGGGTTTGCTCACGTCGTATGTGGTGCCGAGCGAGGAAGGTCCGCACCGCAAGTACTACAGCCTGAACGATCCGGGCAGGCAGCGGCTGGCCGAATCGGTCCGGACCTGGCGCAGCTTCGCGTCCATTATGGACGGTTTGGTGGCGGAAACGGCATGA
- the mutM gene encoding bifunctional DNA-formamidopyrimidine glycosylase/DNA-(apurinic or apyrimidinic site) lyase: MPELPEVEVVRVGLAAHVAGRTVRDVTVLHDRAIRRHAEGPADFAGRLAGVTIEAARRRGKYLWLDLAHGEAVIAHLGMSGQMLVQPADVPDEKHLRVRVRFADGGPELRFVDQRTFGGLALDELVEVDGDSVPRTIAHIARDPMDPKFDLEAAVRALRARRTEAKRALLDQTLVSGIGNIYADEALWRSKLHWARPTEKLTAAQGRTLLGAATDVMAQALKVGGTSFDALYVNVNGESGYFSRTLQAYGREGEPCTRCATPIKRESFMNRSSHFCPRCQRRAR; encoded by the coding sequence ATGCCCGAGTTGCCTGAGGTCGAGGTTGTTCGCGTCGGCCTGGCCGCGCATGTCGCCGGCCGGACTGTGCGAGATGTGACGGTGCTGCACGATCGCGCGATTCGCCGTCATGCCGAGGGGCCCGCGGATTTCGCCGGGCGGCTGGCTGGCGTCACCATCGAGGCCGCGCGGCGGCGCGGCAAGTACCTGTGGCTCGACCTGGCGCACGGCGAGGCCGTCATCGCGCATCTCGGGATGAGCGGGCAGATGCTGGTGCAGCCCGCGGACGTGCCGGACGAGAAGCATTTGCGCGTGCGCGTCCGGTTCGCCGACGGCGGGCCGGAACTGCGGTTCGTGGACCAGCGGACGTTCGGCGGGCTGGCTCTCGACGAGCTGGTCGAGGTCGACGGCGATTCGGTTCCGCGCACCATCGCGCACATCGCGCGCGACCCGATGGATCCGAAGTTCGACCTGGAGGCGGCGGTGCGCGCGTTGCGAGCGCGCCGTACCGAGGCGAAGCGCGCGCTGCTCGACCAGACGCTGGTGTCCGGAATCGGCAACATCTACGCGGACGAGGCGTTGTGGCGTTCGAAGCTGCACTGGGCCCGGCCCACCGAGAAACTCACTGCGGCACAAGGCCGAACACTGCTCGGCGCGGCGACTGACGTGATGGCGCAGGCGCTCAAAGTCGGCGGGACCTCATTCGACGCGCTCTATGTGAACGTGAACGGGGAGTCGGGGTACTTCTCGCGGACGTTGCAGGCGTACGGGCGCGAAGGCGAGCCGTGCACCCGGTGTGCGACTCCGATCAAGCGGGAGTCCTTCATGAATCGCTCGTCGCACTTCTGTCCTCGGTGCCAGCGGCGGGCTCGCTGA